One Bythopirellula goksoeyrii genomic window, GAAGACCTTCGGCGTCAGAAGCTGGAATCCGTCACCATAGAGCGTAACAAGCAACTGAACGTTCCGGGCATTGGCCAGATTTCTGCGCCAATCTTCGCGATGCGAATCTCCGATGGCGCTGAATTCGTAATCGCTCTGCATGGGCCATTGACGCCTGGCGAAACTGACAACGAATTGATCGCGACATTGAAAGAGTTTGGTGCCGCGATCACAGTCCGATTAATCGATGAAATGCTTGTTCGACGAAATTTACCGCGTGCTACAAGCGAACTCATCCCGCAGATCAGCTAACTCCGAAATGTCGAACGATAATACTACTGCCATTTGGAATGTGTGTAGTCCATCGCGGTGGCCCGCTGCGCCGGAGCGGATGTCATTTTCGACCCTACTTGAGTTGGAATCGTGCCCCAGGCGATGGGCACTCAAATGGGCCGAATACTCGGGGCTGTGGGAAGGGCGCGGATATCCGTTGCTTCCCGTGCAATCGTCGCTTGAAGGCACTGTCGTCCATCGAGCGATCGGTCGAATAAATGCTGCGATATCTGCGAAGGGCTGCACTTCGGTCCGAGATGCGTCTGCGGTAACAGCCCTTCGCGAGTTGGGTGGATACACCGTTGTCATAAAGGAATGCATCATTGAGGGTTTACGATCATACGCGACGAACCCTCGCGCACTCCCAGTTTTGGAAACAATACGGCAACGACTTACGGCGCGCTTACCTGAACTACGGTCGCTGGTTCAAATGCACGTTTCACGCTTAACGCTCGGAGATCAGGCTCCAAATACCACGCGCTTAAGAAAGTCGCGCTCGCCAATGGGTCGCCGACCACTGGTCGATGGAACGTATACAGAGCTTGAGGTTCGCGATGCTGCGATCGGTTGGCAGGGGTTTATAGATTTCTTGTCTTTATCTGCAACGGTATGCGAGATCCGAGATTTTAAGACGGGGAGTCCGAAACCAGCAGACAACCTGCAAATCTCCGCATATGCGGTACTTTGGTCAGCAGACGCCGAGTTGAATCCAACTCGCCGATGCGCAAACAGATTGATTCTTTCGTACTCACAGCACGAAACGGAGATTCCCGCTCCTAATGACGAAGCGATGGCTGTGCTAAGAGAGGAATTGCGCCAGCGTACTGCGACGGCCCTGGAGTCTATTGCGCAGGA contains:
- a CDS encoding PD-(D/E)XK nuclease family protein, which codes for MSFSTLLELESCPRRWALKWAEYSGLWEGRGYPLLPVQSSLEGTVVHRAIGRINAAISAKGCTSVRDASAVTALRELGGYTVVIKECIIEGLRSYATNPRALPVLETIRQRLTARLPELRSLVQMHVSRLTLGDQAPNTTRLRKSRSPMGRRPLVDGTYTELEVRDAAIGWQGFIDFLSLSATVCEIRDFKTGSPKPADNLQISAYAVLWSADAELNPTRRCANRLILSYSQHETEIPAPNDEAMAVLREELRQRTATALESIAQELPDARPGVDNCAFCPVRHLCDEYWNWLPNSSAVLETPQPYFSDVEVTLTGRHGPLSWDGCMYDPIASRHTNILMRTANLQFELRTGQRLRLLNVHINVPQQVDDQKESHICVVKMGTTSEAFLCSP